CGGCTACCAGCTGGAGCTGATCCCGGCCGTGCCGCTGCCCCGTAAGCCCACCCCGGAACTGATCACGGTGCCGGGCCGGCTGCGCGGCACCGTCCGGGCCGCCCAGGAGATCATCGAGCGGGTCAAGGCGGACGCCGTGGTCGGCTTCGGCGGCTACGTCGCGATGCCGGCCTACCTGGCCGCCAAGCGCGCCGGGGTGCCGATCGTGGTGCACGAGGCGAACGCCCGTCCCGGCCTGGCCAACAAGATCGGCGCGCGCTACAGCGACTTCGTCGCGGTCTCCACGCCCGACTCCAAGCTGCGCGACTCCCGGTACATCGGCATCCCGCTGCGCCGGACCATCGCCACCCTGGACCGGAACGCGGTCCGCCCGGAGGCCCGGCACTACTTCGGGCTCGACCAGCGGCTGCCCACCCTGCTGGTCTCCGGCGGCTCGCAGGGCGCCCGGCGGCTGAACGAGGTCGTGCAGGCCATCGCGCCCCGGCTCCAGCAGTACGGCGTGCAGATCCTGCACGCGGTCGGGCCGAAGAACGAGCTGCCGGTGATCGACGACATCCCCGGGATGCCGCCGTACCGCGCGGTGCCGTACGTGGACCGGATGGACCTCGCGTACGCCGCCGCCGACCTGATGCTCTGCCGGGCCGGCGCGATGACGGTGGCCGAGCTGGCCGCGGTCGGCCTGCCCGCCGCCTTCGTGCCGCTGCCGATCGGCAACGGCGAGCAGCGGCTGAACGCCCAGCCGATGGTCAAGGCGGGCGGCGGCCTGCTGGTGGACGACGCCGAGCTGACCCCGGACTGGGTGCTGCAG
This genomic interval from Kitasatospora gansuensis contains the following:
- the murG gene encoding undecaprenyldiphospho-muramoylpentapeptide beta-N-acetylglucosaminyltransferase, whose translation is MHVVLAGGGTAGHIEPAMALADALRRHDPSIGITALGTERGLETRLVPERGYQLELIPAVPLPRKPTPELITVPGRLRGTVRAAQEIIERVKADAVVGFGGYVAMPAYLAAKRAGVPIVVHEANARPGLANKIGARYSDFVAVSTPDSKLRDSRYIGIPLRRTIATLDRNAVRPEARHYFGLDQRLPTLLVSGGSQGARRLNEVVQAIAPRLQQYGVQILHAVGPKNELPVIDDIPGMPPYRAVPYVDRMDLAYAAADLMLCRAGAMTVAELAAVGLPAAFVPLPIGNGEQRLNAQPMVKAGGGLLVDDAELTPDWVLQNVLPVLTSPQKLWDMSRAAAEFGRRDADDLLVGMVYEAIEAARGGRRRG